The Neobacillus sp. OS1-2 genome includes a window with the following:
- a CDS encoding putative nucleotide-diphospho-sugar transferase, which yields MASKAKVKDRPDSENFFCMILTNGRLYQGLALYRSLVQVMGDDFFLFIHCVDDESRRLIKKLGFKNLYVIREKNLDKNIRLLKEQRKIHEYCWTLKPVLCEYVLTSYPNVKRITFLDSDLYFWGDPRSIFKNQSDCSVLLSKEEKYKPNMNQVALKRRITITGIYNSGFISFKQDEIGIQAVKWWKEKCLGNCRISPEESLFGDQKYLDELPKLFPSICSITTPGVNIGPWNELKYQFSNVNKSVFIDDHLLIFYHFSGLRMISEDTIQSVYRENQKNRPFIYQEYQNELSNSVDLIKNVEPSFNGFANEADLQKYWN from the coding sequence ATGGCTTCCAAAGCAAAAGTAAAGGACCGACCGGATTCTGAGAATTTTTTTTGCATGATCTTAACCAATGGAAGGCTGTACCAAGGTCTTGCCTTGTATAGGTCATTAGTTCAAGTGATGGGGGATGATTTTTTCCTCTTTATTCATTGTGTTGATGATGAATCCCGCCGCCTAATAAAAAAACTTGGCTTTAAGAATTTGTATGTCATCCGCGAAAAAAATTTGGATAAAAACATTCGATTACTAAAGGAACAACGTAAGATCCATGAATACTGTTGGACACTGAAGCCGGTTCTATGTGAATATGTGTTGACTTCGTATCCTAACGTAAAGCGGATTACCTTTCTTGATTCGGATTTGTATTTTTGGGGAGATCCACGATCGATATTCAAAAACCAATCTGATTGTTCTGTGCTGCTTTCTAAAGAGGAAAAATATAAACCTAACATGAATCAGGTGGCACTAAAAAGAAGGATTACGATAACTGGAATATACAATTCGGGATTTATAAGCTTTAAGCAAGATGAAATTGGCATACAAGCAGTGAAATGGTGGAAGGAGAAATGTTTGGGGAATTGTAGGATTTCACCTGAAGAGAGTTTATTTGGGGATCAAAAGTACTTAGACGAACTGCCAAAGTTATTCCCTTCTATTTGCTCCATTACAACACCGGGAGTGAATATTGGTCCATGGAATGAATTAAAGTATCAATTTTCTAATGTGAATAAGTCAGTTTTTATTGATGATCACTTGCTTATTTTTTATCATTTTAGCGGTTTGAGAATGATCTCCGAAGATACCATTCAATCTGTTTATCGCGAAAATCAAAAAAACCGACCCTTTATTTATCAAGAATATCAAAACGAACTTAGTAATTCGGTTGATTTAATAAAAAACGTGGAACCAAGCTTTAATGGATTCGCAAATGAAGCTGATTTGCAAAAATATTGGAATTAA
- a CDS encoding glucose-1-phosphate cytidylyltransferase yields MKVVILCGGLGTRMSELTNEIPKPLVQIGDKPIIWHIMKIYQQYGFNEFVLLLGYKGEKIKEYFMDYEWKNNSFTMDSQDGQVQILGQTEKWKITFVDTGLETMTGSRIKRAQKYIGDESFMLTYGDGLSDINLQDLLKFHRTKGTIATVTGIKKKSQFGILAINQGMADSFEEKTKVEGIVNGGFFVFQPEVFNYLTDDTTCVFEEEPMKELTKARQLSVYLHEGFWTAIDTYKNVLEINKLWEQGNRLWLPKQK; encoded by the coding sequence ATGAAAGTTGTAATCCTTTGCGGGGGATTAGGCACAAGAATGAGTGAATTAACCAATGAGATTCCAAAACCGCTTGTGCAAATAGGTGATAAGCCAATTATTTGGCATATCATGAAAATTTATCAGCAATATGGATTCAATGAGTTTGTTTTATTGTTAGGTTACAAAGGGGAAAAAATCAAGGAATATTTTATGGATTATGAATGGAAGAATAATAGTTTTACGATGGATTCGCAGGATGGACAAGTGCAAATCCTAGGTCAAACTGAAAAATGGAAAATCACGTTTGTTGATACAGGTTTGGAAACGATGACCGGAAGCAGAATTAAAAGGGCACAGAAATATATCGGTGATGAAAGCTTTATGTTAACCTACGGCGATGGTTTATCCGACATTAACTTACAAGACTTGTTGAAATTCCATCGTACGAAAGGAACGATCGCGACGGTAACCGGGATCAAGAAAAAAAGTCAATTTGGAATTCTAGCAATTAATCAGGGGATGGCAGATTCCTTTGAAGAAAAAACAAAGGTAGAAGGAATCGTAAATGGAGGTTTTTTCGTTTTTCAACCGGAGGTGTTCAACTACTTAACAGATGATACAACTTGCGTTTTTGAAGAAGAGCCAATGAAGGAACTAACCAAAGCACGCCAATTGTCCGTCTATCTTCATGAAGGATTTTGGACAGCTATTGATACCTATAAAAATGTACTAGAGATCAATAAACTGTGGGAGCAAGGGAATCGTTTATGGCTTCCAAAGCAAAAGTAA
- the rfbG gene encoding CDP-glucose 4,6-dehydratase, with protein sequence MANADFWKNKKVFVTGHTGFKGSWLCIWLHSLGAKVTGYSLKPPTSPNLFDLCQLESLVPTQFADIRDKESLQAAILKVDPEIVIHMAAQPLVRASYENPVETYATNVMGTVHLLEGVRMAIENGVKIKAVVNVTTDKCYHNNEWPWGYREMDKLGGYDPYSTSKACSELVTDAYRNSFFHMKDYDFHGVGIATARAGNVIGGGDWAVDRLMPDCFRTLIAGGEIKIRNPQAIRPWQHVLDPINGYLTLAEKLYHDGPLYAEGWNFGPDVDDGKTVEWVVKRICAKWGKGAAYKPEGGFHPHEAHYLRLDCSKAKYKLGWTPKWNIYQAIDKTVDWTKAYLANEDVREVCLKQIQVYMNVKGEGGGP encoded by the coding sequence ATGGCTAATGCAGATTTTTGGAAAAATAAAAAAGTATTTGTTACGGGTCATACTGGATTTAAAGGATCCTGGTTATGTATTTGGCTGCATTCTTTGGGCGCAAAGGTTACTGGCTATAGCTTAAAACCGCCCACTTCACCTAATTTATTTGATTTGTGTCAATTGGAATCATTGGTTCCCACTCAATTTGCCGATATTCGTGATAAAGAAAGTCTGCAAGCTGCAATCCTAAAAGTTGACCCGGAAATTGTGATTCATATGGCAGCACAGCCCCTAGTAAGAGCCTCTTATGAAAATCCTGTTGAAACCTATGCAACCAATGTAATGGGAACCGTTCATCTTCTAGAGGGGGTTAGAATGGCCATTGAGAATGGAGTCAAAATCAAAGCAGTAGTAAACGTAACAACAGACAAATGTTATCACAATAATGAATGGCCATGGGGATACCGCGAAATGGACAAACTTGGTGGATACGATCCCTATTCCACTAGTAAAGCTTGTTCCGAACTTGTAACGGATGCATATCGAAACTCATTTTTTCATATGAAAGATTATGATTTCCATGGGGTTGGGATTGCGACGGCACGAGCAGGGAATGTGATTGGCGGAGGAGATTGGGCGGTTGATCGATTAATGCCAGACTGTTTTCGGACTCTCATTGCCGGGGGAGAAATTAAAATAAGGAACCCTCAAGCTATTCGACCATGGCAGCATGTACTTGATCCTATAAATGGCTATTTGACACTAGCGGAAAAGTTATATCACGATGGACCATTATATGCCGAAGGTTGGAATTTCGGACCTGATGTGGATGATGGAAAAACAGTGGAGTGGGTGGTGAAGAGGATTTGTGCCAAATGGGGCAAGGGCGCTGCCTATAAACCTGAGGGCGGTTTTCATCCACATGAAGCCCATTATCTAAGATTAGATTGTTCAAAAGCAAAATATAAATTAGGCTGGACTCCTAAATGGAACATATACCAAGCCATTGACAAAACCGTTGATTGGACAAAAGCCTATTTGGCCAATGAGGATGTAAGGGAAGTCTGCTTGAAACAAATCCAAGTGTATATGAACGTAAAAGGGGAGGGGGGAGGACCATGA
- a CDS encoding glycosyltransferase family 4 protein — protein sequence MSQKGKVAIITPGSFPIPGVKSSSVERVVLKVTELLQEEIDFYILGKKTLKQPFYEKKGSITFHRYHFQYKTYIQQIIKQLQDIEPDIIQIENRPRFVKMVRLAMPKVKIILVMQSTRFMSRPHIGTMELTACFEAADAIVVNSHFLKEYILKETPCSTSKIEVNHLGVDVEQFQSKWQGEQKATVVRLKREWKVTDKKILLYMGRLIEIKGVHHILEAMPEIIKNDPSIILFIAGITLTTTPEYTAYERRLQKLAEKMKEHVIFTPFVPHEQIQHWYQLADLLVVPSEAEPFGLVNVEAMATGTPVIATNSGGIPEIIDHGKTGILINPDQVRDELISQISSLFLTPAKLKQMGEAGMLRVKNHFTWSHTAKRQLALYRKLLQR from the coding sequence GTGAGTCAGAAGGGAAAAGTGGCGATAATTACCCCGGGGTCGTTTCCTATTCCGGGTGTTAAATCCAGTTCGGTTGAGAGGGTTGTTTTGAAGGTGACAGAACTACTTCAAGAAGAGATAGATTTTTATATTTTAGGAAAAAAGACATTAAAACAACCTTTTTATGAAAAAAAAGGCTCCATCACCTTCCATCGGTATCACTTTCAGTACAAAACCTATATCCAACAAATAATTAAACAGCTGCAAGATATTGAGCCAGATATCATTCAAATTGAAAATCGTCCCCGATTTGTAAAAATGGTTCGTTTAGCAATGCCAAAGGTGAAAATCATTTTGGTCATGCAGTCTACCCGATTTATGTCACGTCCGCATATTGGAACAATGGAATTGACAGCCTGTTTCGAGGCGGCAGATGCGATTGTGGTCAACAGTCATTTTTTAAAGGAATATATTCTAAAGGAAACACCATGTTCAACATCGAAGATCGAGGTAAACCATTTAGGGGTAGATGTTGAGCAATTTCAATCCAAATGGCAGGGTGAACAGAAAGCGACAGTGGTAAGGTTAAAAAGAGAATGGAAGGTAACGGACAAGAAGATTCTCCTTTATATGGGCCGATTGATTGAAATCAAGGGGGTTCATCATATTCTTGAGGCAATGCCAGAAATTATTAAAAATGACCCATCAATCATCCTATTTATTGCAGGAATTACTCTAACGACTACACCCGAATACACGGCATACGAAAGACGTTTACAAAAACTGGCTGAGAAAATGAAAGAACACGTCATTTTTACTCCCTTTGTCCCGCACGAGCAGATTCAACACTGGTATCAACTCGCAGATTTATTAGTTGTCCCCTCGGAGGCAGAGCCATTTGGACTTGTGAATGTAGAGGCTATGGCAACTGGTACTCCTGTTATTGCTACAAACTCCGGTGGAATTCCGGAAATTATCGACCATGGAAAAACGGGAATCCTCATCAATCCTGATCAGGTTCGTGACGAATTAATCTCACAGATTAGTAGTCTATTTTTAACCCCAGCAAAGCTGAAGCAGATGGGGGAGGCAGGTATGTTACGCGTTAAAAACCATTTTACCTGGTCACATACGGCAAAAAGGCAGTTAGCATTATATCGAAAATTACTTCAACGATAA